One window of the Chitinophaga niabensis genome contains the following:
- a CDS encoding DUF1338 domain-containing protein, whose amino-acid sequence MTTLETVLNGLMSRYKERVPDVGAIINAMIKEGVITHANDIENDHIAFRTLGVEHLGIQSLEKIFLHYGYTKMEYYNFPEKKLDAYWYAPPSEQYPRIFISELRVKELSPEAQQIIKSYTNEVKQDPVNNLDLDNGAAVDTFLHSALWHTPTLQDYKTLAAESEYAAWVIYNRYYLNHFTVSVHNLKAGYNTVADFNIFLERNGFHLNDSGGKIKTSPDKGLLQSSTVARMIEVTFANEEKHAIAGSYVEFAERRVLPQFAHLPAAEIKRKHRREGFEANNADKIFESTYSTQTGKV is encoded by the coding sequence ATGACAACACTGGAAACAGTCTTAAATGGCCTTATGAGCCGTTATAAAGAGCGCGTGCCCGATGTAGGCGCCATTATCAACGCCATGATAAAAGAGGGCGTTATAACCCATGCAAATGACATTGAGAACGATCATATCGCCTTCCGCACCCTGGGTGTGGAACATTTAGGCATTCAATCCCTGGAAAAGATCTTCCTCCATTACGGTTATACCAAAATGGAATACTATAATTTCCCCGAAAAGAAACTGGATGCGTACTGGTATGCTCCCCCTTCCGAGCAATATCCCCGCATCTTCATCTCCGAGCTGCGTGTGAAAGAGTTAAGCCCTGAAGCACAACAGATCATCAAAAGCTACACCAACGAAGTAAAACAGGATCCTGTAAACAACCTGGACCTCGATAACGGTGCAGCCGTAGACACTTTCCTCCACAGCGCCCTCTGGCATACGCCTACTTTGCAGGATTATAAAACCCTTGCTGCTGAAAGCGAATACGCCGCCTGGGTGATCTACAACCGTTATTACCTGAACCACTTCACCGTGAGTGTACATAACCTGAAAGCAGGCTATAACACCGTTGCGGACTTCAACATCTTTTTAGAACGAAATGGTTTTCACCTCAATGATTCCGGGGGGAAGATCAAAACCAGTCCGGATAAAGGTTTGCTCCAAAGCTCTACTGTTGCCCGTATGATAGAAGTTACTTTTGCGAATGAGGAGAAACATGCTATCGCAGGTTCTTATGTGGAGTTTGCAGAGCGCCGTGTATTACCGCAATTTGCGCATCTGCCTGCTGCTGAGATCAAAAGGAAACATCGCAGAGAGGGCTTTGAGGCGAATAATGCGGATAAGATCTTTGAGAGTACTTATTCTACGCAGACGGGGAAGGTGTGA
- a CDS encoding PKD domain-containing protein yields MKTMKSLIGIVLLFVTQQTFSQSNLKVTQDSIKIQRAELVIENQSRDVKGILQNMGGGRTEFRILQLENLGDTAIAIKGQDTMAFRGSGAGTTIQSPVPFSLSVQAINSTQQRLKWWKSPQDLYVLPKVGVIGGSQGKGAFTSTYRNSIIGRLTTYLEQVASSPVVTNYCQNGYNTRQLLPNGSNQWVDANNNITKALTDGNKIIILVTPSNDADPNNPAGGATSLTETMANIAAIEDACVKSGATLFVFSGFPRHDFAQAARVQQADLSQLLLKQFGSRCAYVYKLLEDPANPYRINPVLHTGDGAHLNDQGALIAYVPMRDVLVGYYTSNTQVSGYEVQRAGSLNGGFVNFQTVNTPDGNSLNLAVDNAFYRVRFRQYDGRYSNWSNIVQGIGTVTGTYPIVNAGPDKVITLPATLELSASASDPVGTITSYQWTKLEGSSATFLSSTSSTTVVQNLTAGTYVFRCTVTNNSGLQASDDVTVTVNASPVNSRTARFNFSLTSKPVASYTNLFGNPHMAVLTGTDPVTGIGLNTVATSAWSTSTGNTALDNMAVVNDGGNFAVDQAVLANVFYTGHHSATTNFNVTGLTPGKLCKILVIGNAVSSPRVTKVTVNGQTQQYNATQNSSKAAIFDQVPVPTNGIVEIAAYAHDQDGTPYGVISAIVVEELPGDGSPVNQFPTVNAGYDQTVSLPGNPILTATASDPDGTVDTYLWTKISGGNATINSPNAASTIISGLSSGTYVFRCTVTDNKGGTAFDDVQIIATSPSTTRTGSFNFSYTSNPVSGFVNVTGYPHLGVCSGTSASGIGINTIAASAYAPNGAISALNGISVPSDDGQGFVVPVDALRGVFFTVAYSPVENLEVTGLTPGKYCKILLTANATSSPRNNMVRVNGQVKQFNATQNRRNAAIFDFVLVPADGKVRIAFYAENTTSYAGLVSAVVVDEY; encoded by the coding sequence ATGAAGACGATGAAAAGCCTCATTGGTATTGTGTTGTTGTTTGTAACACAGCAAACCTTTTCTCAATCCAATCTTAAAGTAACGCAAGACAGTATTAAGATCCAGCGTGCTGAACTGGTGATTGAAAATCAGTCGCGCGATGTAAAAGGTATTTTACAAAATATGGGAGGGGGACGAACGGAGTTCCGGATCTTGCAGCTGGAGAACCTGGGAGATACTGCTATTGCTATTAAAGGTCAGGATACGATGGCTTTTAGAGGAAGTGGGGCCGGCACTACCATACAGAGCCCTGTGCCGTTTAGTCTTTCTGTACAGGCTATCAACTCAACCCAGCAGCGTTTAAAATGGTGGAAAAGCCCACAGGACCTGTACGTTCTGCCTAAGGTTGGTGTGATCGGCGGAAGCCAGGGGAAGGGAGCTTTCACCAGTACTTACAGGAATTCGATCATAGGAAGGTTAACTACTTACCTGGAACAGGTGGCGAGTAGCCCCGTGGTGACTAATTATTGCCAGAACGGATATAATACGAGACAACTGTTACCCAACGGATCTAATCAGTGGGTAGATGCCAATAACAATATCACAAAAGCACTGACTGACGGGAACAAGATCATCATTCTTGTTACACCCAGTAATGATGCAGACCCCAATAATCCTGCAGGCGGTGCCACATCGCTGACGGAAACAATGGCCAATATTGCAGCAATAGAAGATGCCTGTGTGAAGTCGGGTGCCACTTTGTTTGTTTTCAGCGGATTTCCACGGCATGACTTTGCCCAGGCTGCCCGTGTTCAGCAGGCAGACCTCAGCCAATTACTCCTGAAACAGTTTGGGAGCCGTTGCGCATATGTATATAAATTGCTGGAAGATCCTGCCAATCCCTACAGGATCAACCCTGTTTTACATACAGGAGACGGCGCTCACCTGAATGATCAGGGGGCATTAATTGCGTATGTTCCCATGCGGGACGTGCTGGTTGGATATTATACTTCCAATACCCAGGTTTCCGGATATGAGGTGCAGCGCGCCGGTTCGCTGAATGGCGGATTCGTAAATTTTCAGACTGTGAATACGCCGGACGGTAATTCACTTAATCTCGCTGTTGATAATGCCTTCTATAGAGTAAGGTTCCGCCAGTATGATGGCCGTTATTCAAACTGGAGTAATATTGTGCAGGGAATAGGCACCGTAACAGGAACTTACCCGATTGTAAATGCAGGGCCTGATAAAGTGATCACTTTGCCAGCTACCTTAGAGCTTAGTGCTTCTGCCAGTGACCCGGTTGGTACCATTACCAGCTATCAATGGACAAAACTTGAGGGCAGCAGCGCTACCTTTCTGAGTTCCACCAGTTCTACAACGGTAGTACAGAACTTAACAGCAGGTACGTATGTATTCCGCTGTACGGTTACGAATAATAGCGGATTACAAGCTTCTGATGATGTGACAGTAACGGTGAATGCAAGTCCTGTTAATTCCAGAACAGCCCGTTTCAATTTTAGTCTTACTTCTAAACCGGTTGCTTCCTATACTAACTTATTCGGCAATCCGCACATGGCTGTTCTTACGGGAACAGACCCCGTTACAGGCATTGGTTTAAATACCGTGGCCACCTCCGCATGGTCTACCAGTACTGGTAATACTGCACTGGATAATATGGCTGTTGTGAATGATGGCGGTAACTTCGCAGTGGACCAGGCAGTATTGGCGAATGTTTTCTATACCGGTCATCATAGCGCTACCACCAACTTCAACGTTACAGGGCTTACGCCTGGCAAACTCTGTAAGATCCTGGTGATCGGAAATGCAGTTAGTTCTCCGCGTGTAACAAAAGTTACTGTTAATGGACAGACACAACAGTATAATGCTACTCAGAATAGCAGTAAAGCAGCTATTTTTGACCAGGTACCGGTACCGACTAATGGGATAGTAGAAATCGCAGCCTATGCGCATGACCAGGACGGTACTCCGTATGGTGTGATCTCTGCCATTGTGGTGGAAGAGCTGCCGGGCGATGGGTCGCCGGTTAATCAATTTCCTACGGTTAATGCCGGATATGATCAGACGGTATCATTGCCCGGGAATCCTATATTAACTGCTACTGCAAGCGATCCTGATGGCACTGTAGATACTTATCTGTGGACGAAAATATCAGGAGGCAATGCTACTATCAATTCTCCTAATGCTGCATCAACTATTATCTCCGGTTTGTCGTCCGGTACGTATGTCTTCAGGTGTACGGTAACAGATAATAAGGGCGGAACGGCATTTGATGATGTACAGATAATAGCTACCAGCCCCTCCACTACGAGAACGGGTAGTTTTAACTTTAGCTATACAAGTAATCCTGTGAGCGGTTTTGTGAATGTGACCGGGTATCCGCATCTGGGAGTTTGTTCCGGCACCAGCGCTTCAGGGATTGGTATTAATACAATTGCTGCTTCGGCTTACGCACCAAATGGGGCTATAAGTGCTTTGAACGGTATATCTGTACCCTCAGATGATGGTCAGGGATTTGTGGTGCCTGTTGATGCACTCAGGGGCGTATTTTTTACGGTTGCTTATTCGCCGGTAGAGAACCTTGAGGTAACAGGACTTACACCGGGAAAATATTGCAAGATCCTGTTAACTGCCAATGCTACTTCATCTCCCCGGAACAATATGGTGCGGGTGAATGGTCAGGTAAAGCAATTCAACGCCACGCAGAATAGAAGGAATGCTGCTATTTTCGACTTTGTATTGGTTCCGGCTGATGGAAAGGTGCGTATTGCGTTTTATGCGGAGAATACTACATCGTACGCGGGATTGGTTTCGGCGGTTGTGGTGGATGAGTATTAA